Proteins co-encoded in one Conger conger chromosome 4, fConCon1.1, whole genome shotgun sequence genomic window:
- the LOC133126183 gene encoding guanine nucleotide-binding protein subunit beta-4, which translates to MSELEQLRQEAEQLRNQIRDARKACSDSTLSQITAGLDSVGRIQMRTRRTLRGHLAKIYAMHWGTDSRLLVSASQDGKLIIWDSYTTNKMHAIPLRSSWVMTCAYAPSGNYVACGGLDNICSIYSLKTREGNVRVTRELPGHTGYLSCCRFLDDSQIVTSSGDTTCALWDIETGQQATTFTGHTGDVMSLSLSPDFKTFVSGACDASSKLWDVRDGMCRQSFTGHVSDINAVCFFPNGNAFTTGSDDATCRLFDLRADQELMMYSHDNIICGITSVAFSKSGRLLLAGYDDFNCNVWDTLKGERAGVLAGHDNRVSCLGVTDDGMAVATGSWDSFLRIWN; encoded by the exons ATGAGCGAACTGGAACAGTTGCGGCAGGAAGCGGAGCAGCTCCGGAATCAGATCCGG GATGCCAGGAAAGCCTGCAGTGATTCCACTCTGTCTCAG ATCACAGCCGGTCTGGATTCAGTGGGGCGGATCCAGATGAGGACGAGACGCACCCTCAGAGGCCACTTAGCCAAAATCTACGCCATGCACTGGGGCACTGACtccag GTTACTGGTCAGTGCCTCTCAAGATGGCAAATTAATCATATGGGACAGCTACACAACAAACAAG ATGCACGCCATCCCCCTGCGGTCGTCCTGGGTGATGACCTGCGCCTACGCCCCCTCTGGCAACTATGTAGCCTGCGGTGGCCTGGACAACATCTGCTCCATATACAGCCTGAAGACCCGCGAGGGGAACGTTAGGGTGACCAGAGAATTACCTGGGCACACAG GGTATTTGTCATGTTGTCGTTTCCTGGACGACAGCCAGATTGTCACCAGTTCTGGGGATACCACCTG tgcattgtgggacattgAAACGGGGCAGCAGGCCACCACCTTCACAGGCCACACCGGTGATGTCATGAGCCTGTCGCTCAGCCCCGACTTCAAGACCTTCGTCTCGGGCGCCTGTGATGCTTCCTCCAAGCTCTGGGACGTCCGGGACGGAATGTGCCGGCAGTCCTTCACCGGCCACGTGTCCGACATCAACGCCGTCTGC tTCTTCCCCAACGGGAACGCCTTCACCACTGGCTCGGACGACGCCACCTGCAGGCTGTTCGACCTGCGGGCCGACCAGGAGCTGATGATGTACTCCCACGACAACATCATCTGCGGGATCACGTCCGTGGCCTTCTCCAAGAGCGGCCGGCTGCTGCTCGCCGGCTACGACGACTTCAACTGCAACGTGTGGGACACGCTGAAGGGGGAGCGAGCAG GGGTCCTGGCGGGTCACGATAACCGGGTGAGCTGTTTAGGAGTGACGGATGACGGCATGGCTGTGGCCACAGGCTCCTGGGACAGTTTCCTCAGAATCTGGAATTAA